A region of Gemmatimonadaceae bacterium DNA encodes the following proteins:
- a CDS encoding sigma-70 family RNA polymerase sigma factor, with product MRDDELERLFHLYHTPLVRYLTRRLGDRDWAEEVAQETFLRALRQERLTSERSWLFAVATNLVRDEARKDERRRRHLQLLAEEERDRVVEPVVPDADRAREQALARRAVDGLAERDRLALLMKEEGLNYGEIAEALGMSVGSIGTTLARARRRLAESYEALQAADSGGGGSHAAS from the coding sequence ATGCGCGACGACGAGCTCGAACGACTCTTTCACCTCTACCACACTCCGCTCGTGCGGTATCTCACGCGACGGCTGGGTGACCGCGACTGGGCCGAAGAGGTCGCGCAGGAGACCTTCCTGCGCGCCCTTCGCCAGGAGCGCCTGACGAGTGAGCGGTCGTGGCTGTTTGCGGTCGCGACCAACCTCGTGCGGGACGAGGCACGGAAGGACGAGCGACGGCGTCGTCACCTGCAGTTGCTGGCCGAGGAGGAGCGGGACCGCGTCGTGGAGCCGGTGGTGCCCGATGCGGACCGCGCGCGCGAGCAGGCCCTCGCGCGCCGCGCGGTGGACGGCCTCGCCGAGCGCGATCGCCTCGCCCTGCTGATGAAGGAGGAAGGCCTGAACTACGGTGAGATTGCCGAAGCGTTAGGCATGAGCGTCGGTTCGATCGGGACGACGCTCGCGCGGGCGCGACGCCGTCTCGCCGAGTCGTACGAAGCCCTGCAGGCCGCCGACTCGGGCGGTGGAGGAAGTCATGCGGCATCCTGA
- the tkt gene encoding transketolase encodes MCCQSREISTCPLDVCAHTSTSSGAITNFDKERGATPTGALPLTPSADATTTSLDALCINTVRTLAMDAVQQADSGHPGAPMGLAPLAYALFTRHLRHNPADPAWPNRDRFVLSNGHASMLLYASLFMSGYDVTLDDLKQFRQWGSRTPGHPEHGHTPGVETTTGPLGQGLANAVGMAVAEAHLAAEFNRDGHAIVDHHTWFIVGDGCLMEGISHEAASFAGHFGLGKLIGFYDDNRISIDGSTDLTFTDDTQRRFEAYGWQVLRIEDVNDLDAIDRAVGAAKADPTRPTLIITRTHIGYGSPNRQDSAKAHGEPLGAAEIALTKQSYGWEYPEPFTVPDEARAHWQSLTARGASGHDAWRRQVIAYTKAFPAEAMEFGRRTQGDLPGGWAQAIPTFTAENGNVASRAASGVVLNALAGKVPELFGGSADLSGSNLTTIKDAPLLGAHAFAGRNVPFGVREHGMAAMMNGMALHGGVIPYGGTFLVFSDYMRPAVRLAALMCQRVIYVFTHDSIGLGEDGPTHQPVEHLSALRCIPNLVVLRPADAHEVAESWKFALTHRTGPTALVLTRQKLPLIDRALPGRGAASGLARGGYVISESAGGPAQLVVMSSGSEVSLALEAQTTLAAKGVRTRVVSVPSMELFAQQDAAWRASVLPPGVPRIAIEAAHPMPWYRLVGDHGTVIGIEKFGASAPYQRIYQEYGITAEHIVRAAAALV; translated from the coding sequence ATGTGCTGTCAGTCGCGTGAAATCTCGACCTGCCCCCTCGATGTCTGCGCTCATACCTCCACCTCGTCGGGAGCGATCACTAACTTTGACAAGGAACGAGGCGCGACCCCCACAGGAGCTCTGCCGTTGACCCCCTCCGCCGACGCGACGACGACGTCGCTCGACGCGCTGTGCATCAATACCGTGCGCACGCTGGCCATGGACGCCGTCCAGCAGGCCGACAGCGGCCACCCGGGCGCCCCGATGGGGCTCGCGCCCCTCGCCTACGCCCTGTTCACCCGACACCTGCGCCACAATCCGGCGGATCCGGCCTGGCCCAATCGCGACCGCTTCGTGCTGTCCAACGGTCACGCGTCGATGCTCCTGTACGCGTCGCTGTTCATGAGCGGTTACGACGTGACCCTCGACGACCTCAAGCAGTTCCGTCAGTGGGGGAGCCGCACTCCCGGGCACCCGGAACACGGTCACACGCCCGGCGTCGAGACGACCACCGGCCCGCTCGGCCAGGGGCTGGCCAATGCCGTCGGGATGGCGGTGGCTGAGGCGCACCTCGCCGCCGAGTTCAATCGCGATGGTCACGCCATCGTCGATCACCACACCTGGTTCATCGTCGGCGACGGATGCCTGATGGAGGGTATCTCGCACGAAGCCGCCTCGTTTGCGGGCCACTTTGGTCTCGGCAAGCTGATCGGCTTCTACGACGACAATCGCATCTCGATCGACGGCAGCACCGACCTGACGTTCACCGACGACACGCAGCGACGTTTCGAAGCCTACGGGTGGCAGGTGCTGCGCATCGAGGACGTGAACGACCTCGACGCCATCGATCGCGCGGTCGGGGCGGCGAAGGCCGACCCCACGCGCCCCACGCTCATCATCACCCGCACCCATATCGGCTACGGGTCGCCCAATCGGCAGGACAGCGCCAAGGCGCACGGCGAACCGTTAGGCGCCGCCGAGATCGCGCTCACGAAGCAGTCCTATGGCTGGGAGTACCCGGAACCCTTCACCGTGCCCGACGAGGCCCGCGCCCACTGGCAGAGCCTCACGGCGCGTGGGGCATCCGGGCACGACGCCTGGCGCAGGCAGGTGATCGCGTACACAAAGGCGTTCCCCGCCGAGGCGATGGAGTTCGGCCGTCGGACGCAGGGTGACCTGCCCGGTGGATGGGCGCAGGCGATCCCGACATTCACCGCGGAGAACGGCAACGTCGCAAGCCGTGCGGCCTCGGGCGTCGTGCTCAACGCACTGGCGGGCAAGGTTCCCGAGCTGTTCGGCGGATCGGCGGACCTGAGCGGCTCCAACCTGACGACGATCAAGGACGCGCCGTTGCTCGGCGCGCACGCGTTCGCCGGCCGCAACGTGCCGTTTGGGGTCCGTGAGCACGGCATGGCGGCCATGATGAACGGCATGGCGCTCCACGGCGGAGTCATTCCATACGGCGGCACGTTCCTGGTGTTCTCGGACTACATGCGCCCGGCCGTTCGACTGGCCGCGCTCATGTGCCAGCGCGTGATCTACGTGTTCACGCACGACTCGATCGGCCTTGGCGAAGACGGCCCGACGCACCAGCCTGTCGAGCATCTCTCCGCGCTTCGCTGCATTCCGAACCTGGTGGTGCTTCGTCCCGCCGATGCGCACGAGGTGGCCGAGTCGTGGAAGTTCGCCCTCACGCACCGCACCGGGCCGACGGCCCTGGTGCTCACGCGCCAGAAGCTGCCTCTCATCGACCGCGCCCTGCCCGGCCGCGGGGCCGCAAGCGGGCTGGCCCGCGGTGGATACGTGATCTCCGAGAGCGCGGGCGGGCCGGCGCAGCTCGTCGTGATGTCCAGCGGATCCGAGGTTTCGCTGGCGCTCGAGGCGCAAACCACGCTCGCCGCGAAGGGTGTGCGCACCCGCGTGGTGAGCGTGCCGAGCATGGAGCTGTTCGCGCAGCAGGACGCGGCGTGGCGAGCGTCCGTGCTGCCGCCCGGCGTGCCGCGCATCGCGAT
- a CDS encoding M20/M25/M40 family metallo-hydrolase, whose amino-acid sequence MTRPVPARRRSVAALRRLWRAVAIVALGSVAAAAQAPTPREDSLHRAIFRELVEINTSPLGGNVSRASRAVQRRLLGAGYSARDARVVGGAPSCLNVVATLRGRDATARPLLLMAHLDVVGARRADWTHDPYVLREADGWFYGRGVMDNKAGASVLVANMIRWKRERFVPQRDVIMVLTCDEETTAAGGIGWLLEHEPRLRAADYALNTDAGGASDSQSGRVAFDLPAAEKMYATFEFVARNPGGHSSVPRPDNAVYALAAALTRLANHRFPILYNDVTRGAFTRGADLETGQLAEDMRAAGRGETTGAAIDRLLQNPVLANQLHTTCVATMLSGGHAENALAQSATATVNCRVMPGVPIAEVERTLADLVADTSVTVRLTAPPTPSPASPLRADVLPTIEAMAERFWPGAVVVPGMSAGATDGLYLRNAGVPVYGAGAILMDPARDRSHGLDETVPVQALYRAREYWYELVKALTSGQARTM is encoded by the coding sequence ATGACCCGACCCGTTCCAGCCAGACGACGCTCCGTTGCTGCCCTCCGGCGCCTGTGGCGCGCCGTGGCGATCGTGGCCCTGGGCAGCGTCGCCGCAGCGGCGCAGGCGCCCACACCGCGCGAAGACTCGCTGCACCGCGCCATCTTCCGCGAACTGGTGGAGATCAACACCTCACCGCTCGGAGGCAACGTGAGTCGCGCCTCACGTGCCGTGCAGCGACGGCTGCTGGGGGCGGGCTACTCCGCGCGTGACGCGCGCGTGGTGGGTGGCGCGCCGAGCTGCCTCAACGTGGTGGCCACCCTGCGCGGCCGCGATGCGACAGCCAGGCCGTTGCTGCTCATGGCCCATCTGGACGTGGTCGGTGCGCGACGCGCCGACTGGACGCACGATCCCTATGTGCTCCGGGAGGCCGACGGCTGGTTCTACGGACGCGGCGTCATGGACAACAAGGCCGGTGCGTCCGTGCTGGTCGCGAACATGATCCGATGGAAGCGGGAGCGCTTTGTACCACAGCGCGACGTCATCATGGTGCTGACCTGCGACGAAGAGACCACTGCCGCCGGTGGCATTGGCTGGCTCCTCGAGCACGAGCCGCGACTGCGCGCCGCCGACTACGCGCTCAACACCGACGCCGGCGGGGCCAGCGATTCGCAGAGTGGCCGCGTCGCCTTCGACCTGCCGGCGGCGGAGAAGATGTACGCCACGTTCGAGTTTGTCGCGCGCAATCCGGGCGGACATTCTTCGGTTCCGCGTCCGGACAACGCCGTCTACGCCCTGGCCGCTGCCCTCACGCGCCTGGCGAACCACCGCTTTCCCATCCTCTACAACGACGTCACGCGCGGGGCATTCACGCGTGGCGCCGACCTGGAGACGGGCCAGCTCGCCGAGGACATGCGAGCGGCCGGTCGCGGCGAAACGACGGGAGCGGCGATCGATCGACTGCTGCAGAACCCGGTGCTCGCGAACCAGCTCCACACCACCTGCGTCGCGACGATGCTGAGTGGCGGGCACGCCGAAAACGCGCTCGCTCAGTCAGCCACGGCCACAGTGAACTGCCGCGTCATGCCAGGGGTGCCGATCGCGGAGGTCGAGCGCACGCTCGCGGACCTCGTCGCGGACACCAGCGTCACCGTACGTCTCACCGCCCCGCCCACGCCGAGCCCGGCGTCGCCGCTCCGCGCTGACGTGCTGCCGACGATCGAAGCGATGGCCGAGCGCTTCTGGCCGGGCGCGGTGGTCGTGCCGGGGATGTCGGCAGGCGCCACGGATGGCCTCTACCTCAGGAATGCGGGCGTGCCGGTGTATGGGGCAGGTGCCATCCTCATGGACCCCGCGCGCGATCGCTCGCACGGCCTGGACGAAACCGTGCCCGTGCAGGCCCTCTACCGCGCGCGGGAGTACTGGTACGAACTCGTGAAGGCCCTCACCTCGGGGCAGGCACGCACGATGTAG
- a CDS encoding VWA domain-containing protein, translated as MHRRLVPLLLALSPTLALAQGRLISRCAPPPACRPDAECGRVAVTDCGPTLVRSGSTVQVALTDRVLRYEVTETFVNRGRSVAEADYIFPLPAGAAFEDLKLSINGELVAGETMTADRARSIYEEIVRRQRDPALVEWMGSGMLRTRIFPIAPGEEKKVVVRFQAVASREGDALRVDYRRGSDPNASGAPALVRPAVEPRGLAAETGGWTAFTLRYQPGNAYGDPYSPTHTLRERDAGREHVVEARGSAADVTILLPLRRPNTAAISVLTHDPDDDAGFALFTISPPATAQRTLPRDVTLVIDVSGSMRGRKMEQAREAGHVLLASLRAEDRFRIVDFSTDVRSFRDGFTSATRDNVREAGRYLDALQADGSTNISGALEAALEARSDGERLPLVVFMTDGEPTIGERNPDRIAAMAARQRGKARLFAIGVSADVNAGLIEQLAIEGRGTAHFVRDSESVERTVSLLASRLTAPVLTNVRLRVDGVRLHQVLPSGPIDLFAGQDMVVLARYEGHGDASVRLEGESVDGPVTWSTRARFADHDRDNPFVARLWAAQRIGWLAAEKRRGGASQEMDAEIRSLGERYGIPTEFTSYLVVEPGTTVAAMRDGPASLPRDAGLRRDRASLGNAVPTAQAASGAGAMPAAPSASERRFEEARAAARQREAKSTAELDEVAGTAGPRRAGGRLFTLANGVWTDTRFVASLRTVTVKPFSPAYFALLQRLDQLAAPFALGERVVVAGRAVAVALAPTGVERLTAAELATVMRDW; from the coding sequence ATGCACCGCCGACTCGTCCCGCTGCTCCTTGCCCTGTCACCCACCCTTGCGTTGGCACAGGGCCGCCTGATCTCCCGCTGCGCTCCACCACCGGCATGCCGGCCAGATGCGGAATGCGGGCGAGTCGCCGTGACCGACTGCGGCCCGACGCTCGTTCGGTCGGGAAGCACGGTGCAGGTCGCGCTCACCGACCGCGTGCTGCGCTATGAGGTCACGGAGACGTTCGTGAATCGAGGCCGAAGTGTGGCCGAGGCCGACTACATCTTTCCCCTGCCGGCCGGGGCCGCGTTCGAGGACCTCAAACTGTCGATCAACGGGGAATTGGTCGCTGGCGAAACCATGACGGCGGATCGGGCGCGCAGCATCTACGAAGAGATCGTGCGGCGTCAGCGCGATCCGGCCCTGGTCGAGTGGATGGGAAGCGGGATGTTGCGGACGCGGATCTTTCCGATTGCACCGGGTGAGGAGAAGAAGGTCGTCGTCCGCTTTCAGGCGGTTGCATCCCGCGAAGGCGACGCGCTCCGCGTGGACTACCGACGCGGCAGCGATCCCAACGCGTCCGGCGCGCCCGCGCTCGTCCGACCTGCGGTGGAACCGCGCGGATTGGCCGCGGAAACTGGCGGCTGGACGGCGTTCACGCTGCGGTACCAGCCGGGCAATGCCTACGGCGATCCGTATTCGCCGACCCACACCCTGCGCGAGCGCGACGCCGGTCGCGAACACGTCGTGGAGGCGCGGGGCAGCGCCGCGGACGTGACGATCCTCCTCCCGCTTCGGCGACCCAACACCGCGGCGATCAGCGTCCTCACTCACGACCCTGACGACGACGCCGGGTTCGCGCTTTTTACCATTAGTCCGCCGGCGACGGCGCAGCGCACGTTGCCGCGGGACGTGACGCTCGTGATCGACGTATCGGGTTCGATGCGCGGTCGCAAGATGGAACAGGCGCGCGAGGCGGGCCACGTGCTCCTTGCGTCACTCCGCGCCGAGGATCGTTTCCGCATCGTGGACTTCTCCACCGACGTCCGCAGCTTCCGCGACGGCTTTACCTCGGCCACGCGCGACAACGTGCGCGAGGCGGGTCGCTACCTCGACGCGTTGCAGGCCGACGGCTCGACCAACATCTCCGGGGCGCTCGAGGCCGCGCTCGAGGCGCGGAGCGACGGCGAGCGGTTGCCGCTCGTGGTCTTCATGACGGACGGCGAACCGACCATCGGTGAACGCAATCCGGATCGCATCGCGGCGATGGCGGCGCGCCAGCGGGGAAAGGCGCGGCTCTTTGCCATCGGCGTGAGTGCCGACGTGAACGCCGGCCTCATCGAACAACTGGCCATCGAAGGCCGCGGCACGGCGCACTTCGTGAGGGACAGCGAATCCGTGGAGCGCACGGTGTCGCTCCTCGCCTCGCGCCTCACCGCGCCGGTGCTGACCAACGTGCGGCTGCGGGTGGACGGTGTGCGGCTCCACCAGGTGCTGCCGTCGGGACCGATCGACCTGTTCGCGGGCCAGGACATGGTGGTGCTCGCCCGCTACGAGGGCCACGGCGACGCGAGCGTGCGCCTCGAGGGAGAGTCGGTGGACGGCCCGGTGACGTGGTCAACGCGCGCCCGCTTCGCGGACCACGACCGCGACAACCCGTTCGTCGCGCGCCTCTGGGCGGCCCAGCGCATCGGCTGGCTGGCCGCCGAGAAGCGCCGAGGCGGCGCCAGCCAGGAGATGGACGCCGAGATCCGTTCGTTAGGCGAGCGGTACGGCATCCCGACCGAGTTCACGTCGTACCTGGTCGTGGAGCCGGGCACGACGGTCGCCGCGATGCGTGACGGGCCGGCCAGTCTCCCGCGGGACGCCGGGCTGCGTCGCGACCGCGCGTCGCTGGGCAACGCCGTCCCCACCGCCCAGGCCGCGAGCGGCGCGGGCGCGATGCCCGCGGCGCCCAGCGCCAGCGAGCGCCGGTTCGAGGAAGCGCGCGCCGCCGCGAGGCAGCGAGAAGCGAAATCGACGGCCGAGCTGGATGAGGTCGCGGGCACGGCGGGTCCGCGCCGGGCCGGTGGGCGGCTCTTCACCCTCGCCAACGGTGTATGGACCGATACACGTTTCGTCGCGAGCCTGCGCACCGTGACCGTCAAGCCCTTCTCTCCCGCGTACTTCGCGTTGCTGCAACGCCTCGACCAGCTGGCCGCCCCCTTTGCGCTCGGCGAGCGCGTGGTGGTTGCTGGCCGCGCGGTGGCGGTCGCCCTCGCGCCGACCGGGGTGGAGCGCCTCACGGCGGCCGAACTGGCGACCGTGATGCGCGACTGGTAG